A portion of the uncultured Bacteroides sp. genome contains these proteins:
- a CDS encoding ParB/RepB/Spo0J family partition protein has protein sequence MMAQRRNTLGRGLDALLSMDEVKTEGSSSINEIELSKISVNPNQPRREFDETALQELSDSISEIGIIQPITLRKLSDEEYQIIAGERRYRASLKAGLSTIPAYIRTADDENVMEMALIENIQREDLNSVEIALAYQHLIEQYDLTQERLSERVGKKRTTIANYLRLLKLPASIQMAIQNKQIDMGHARALITLADPKLQVKVFDEILEHGYSVRKVEELVKSLSEGETIKSGGKKIAPKRAKLPEEFNLLKKHLSGFFNTKVQLTCSEKGKGKISIPFNNEEELERIMEMFDALKK, from the coding sequence ATTATGGCACAAAGAAGAAATACACTAGGAAGAGGGCTCGACGCTTTGCTCTCCATGGATGAAGTAAAAACCGAAGGTTCTTCTTCTATAAATGAAATAGAGTTATCGAAGATCTCCGTCAATCCCAATCAACCACGTCGTGAATTTGATGAGACGGCTCTTCAAGAATTATCTGACTCCATCTCTGAGATAGGAATCATCCAACCTATTACCCTACGCAAGCTTTCAGATGAAGAATACCAAATTATAGCAGGTGAACGGCGCTATCGGGCATCACTGAAAGCCGGATTATCAACCATACCAGCCTACATACGTACTGCCGACGATGAAAACGTGATGGAAATGGCTTTGATTGAAAATATTCAGCGTGAAGATTTGAACTCAGTGGAAATAGCTTTGGCCTACCAACACCTCATTGAGCAATATGATTTAACACAGGAAAGGCTCAGTGAACGCGTAGGCAAAAAACGTACCACTATTGCAAACTATTTGCGATTACTCAAACTTCCTGCCTCAATACAAATGGCAATTCAAAACAAACAAATTGATATGGGCCATGCGCGAGCATTGATTACGCTAGCTGACCCCAAACTTCAAGTGAAAGTTTTTGATGAAATACTGGAACACGGATATTCTGTTCGCAAAGTAGAAGAACTGGTAAAATCACTGAGTGAAGGAGAGACCATAAAAAGTGGAGGAAAAAAAATTGCACCTAAGCGTGCTAAGCTACCGGAAGAGTTTAATCTATTAAAAAAACACTTATCTGGCTTCTTCAACACCAAAGTGCAACTCACTTGCTCGGAAAAAGGTAAAGGTAAAATAAGTATCCCGTTCAATAACGAAGAAGAATTAGAGCGTATCATGGAAATGTTTGATGCGCTAAAAAAATAA
- a CDS encoding AAA family ATPase gives MGKIIALANQKGGVGKTTTTINLAASLATLEKKVLVVDADPQANASSGLGVDIKQSECTIYECIIDQADVKKAILDTEIESLKIISSHINLVGAEIEMLNLKNREKILKEVLTPLKDDYDYILIDCSPSLGLITINALTAADSVIIPVQAEYFALEGISKLLNTIKIIKSKLNPTLEIEGFLLTMYDSRLRQANQIYDEVKRHFQELVFNTVIQRNVKLSEAPSYGLPTILYDAESTGAKNYLTLAKELISRNTK, from the coding sequence ATGGGAAAAATAATTGCTTTGGCTAATCAAAAAGGTGGTGTGGGTAAAACGACAACCACCATAAACCTTGCAGCCTCGCTTGCTACTCTCGAAAAGAAAGTGTTGGTTGTTGACGCTGACCCTCAGGCAAACGCCTCTTCAGGCTTAGGCGTAGACATCAAGCAATCGGAATGTACTATTTACGAATGTATAATAGACCAGGCTGATGTAAAAAAAGCCATCCTTGACACTGAAATTGAGTCGTTAAAAATAATCTCTTCGCACATCAACTTGGTGGGAGCTGAAATAGAAATGCTTAATCTCAAGAACCGTGAAAAGATATTGAAAGAGGTGCTTACTCCATTGAAAGATGACTACGACTACATTCTGATAGATTGCTCGCCGTCGTTGGGGTTAATAACAATTAATGCATTAACTGCCGCCGACTCCGTTATTATTCCGGTTCAAGCCGAATACTTCGCCCTCGAAGGAATCAGCAAACTATTAAATACGATTAAGATTATTAAGTCTAAACTAAATCCTACTTTAGAGATAGAAGGATTTCTCCTTACAATGTACGATTCTCGTTTACGTCAGGCCAATCAAATATACGACGAAGTAAAACGTCATTTTCAGGAATTAGTGTTTAACACAGTCATCCAACGTAATGTGAAATTAAGTGAGGCACCTAGTTACGGACTTCCTACTATTCTCTATGATGCCGAATCAACCGGAGCTAAAAACTACTTAACTTTAGCGAAAGAACTCATCAGCAGAAATACTAAATAA
- the surE gene encoding 5'/3'-nucleotidase SurE, producing the protein MENKKPLILVSNDDGISAKGISELIKYLRPLAEIVVMAPDSPRSGSGCALTVTKPVHYQLVRQEVGLTIYKCSGTPTDCVKLARNTVLDRKPDLVVGGINHGDNSATSVHYSGTMGVVIEGCLNGIPSIGFSLCNHAADANFEPAKEYIQKIVATVLEKGLPPLVCLNVNFPDQQDIKGLKVCEQAKGHWQKEWEPCPRLHDKNYFWLTGEFANMDLENEKSDSWALSHGYVAVTPTTVDLTAYNYIDKLKKALLN; encoded by the coding sequence ATGGAAAATAAAAAACCGCTAATATTAGTGTCAAATGATGACGGAATATCGGCAAAAGGTATTAGTGAACTTATAAAATATCTTCGCCCACTTGCTGAGATTGTGGTGATGGCTCCCGATTCTCCCCGCTCGGGTAGTGGATGTGCGCTGACTGTAACCAAACCGGTTCATTATCAACTTGTGCGTCAAGAGGTGGGATTGACTATCTATAAATGCTCGGGTACTCCAACGGACTGTGTGAAACTTGCTCGTAACACTGTTCTTGATCGTAAACCCGACTTGGTGGTGGGAGGAATTAATCATGGCGACAATTCGGCTACAAGTGTTCACTATTCCGGTACGATGGGTGTGGTGATTGAAGGATGTCTAAATGGTATCCCTTCCATCGGTTTCTCTTTATGTAATCATGCCGCTGATGCTAATTTTGAACCGGCGAAAGAATATATACAAAAAATAGTTGCTACTGTTCTTGAAAAAGGACTTCCTCCTCTTGTTTGTTTGAACGTTAATTTTCCTGATCAACAAGATATCAAAGGTCTTAAAGTTTGCGAACAAGCTAAAGGCCATTGGCAGAAGGAGTGGGAACCTTGTCCTCGTCTTCATGATAAAAACTATTTCTGGTTGACCGGAGAGTTTGCAAATATGGACTTGGAGAATGAAAAAAGTGATAGTTGGGCACTGAGCCATGGATATGTGGCGGTTACCCCTACTACAGTCGATTTAACGGCCTATAATTATATAGACAAACTGAAAAAAGCACTTCTTAATTGA
- a CDS encoding DUF5683 domain-containing protein — MTIRITKYYLSIILFLCMFQIAGTDAYAQEAAARRKRMNNKEAELTDSLTKDTLMRARVDSLVNVNKQNLEKLEPKAIQQLQDNSIKDSLELVKPKKQWIPNAGKATWYALVIPGGGQIYNRKYWKLPIIYGGFAGCAYALSWNNKMYKDYSQAYMDIMDGDPSTKSYLDLLPPNSSYTESQLQTVLKKRKDTYRRYRDLSIFAFIGVYLISVIDAYVDAELSNFDITPDLSMRVEPTIINDRYKSGNSVGVQCSLRF, encoded by the coding sequence ATGACGATAAGAATCACGAAATATTATTTAAGCATCATCTTGTTTCTCTGTATGTTTCAGATAGCAGGTACTGATGCGTATGCGCAAGAAGCGGCAGCCCGTCGTAAACGCATGAACAACAAAGAGGCAGAGCTTACCGATTCGTTGACTAAAGATACCCTCATGCGTGCACGTGTTGACAGCTTAGTCAATGTAAACAAACAGAATTTGGAGAAATTAGAGCCAAAGGCCATACAGCAATTACAAGACAACAGCATAAAAGATAGTCTTGAATTAGTTAAACCTAAAAAACAATGGATCCCAAATGCAGGCAAAGCAACTTGGTATGCACTCGTTATACCGGGAGGGGGACAGATTTACAATCGTAAGTATTGGAAGCTTCCCATCATCTATGGCGGCTTTGCAGGATGTGCTTACGCTTTAAGTTGGAACAACAAAATGTATAAAGACTATTCGCAGGCCTATATGGATATCATGGATGGAGACCCAAGCACGAAAAGTTATCTTGATTTACTCCCTCCGAATTCAAGTTATACAGAGAGTCAATTGCAGACTGTTTTAAAAAAGCGTAAAGATACCTACCGTCGATACCGCGACCTGAGTATTTTTGCCTTTATAGGAGTCTACTTGATTTCGGTTATCGATGCCTATGTAGATGCTGAGCTTTCAAATTTTGACATAACACCCGATCTCAGCATGCGGGTGGAACCTACAATTATCAACGACCGGTACAAGTCTGGAAATTCTGTCGGTGTGCAATGTAGCCTCCGGTTTTAA
- a CDS encoding transglycosylase SLT domain-containing protein: MFFCFLVISNYAQAQSVDVVIQGNGTQRKESIDLPESMTYPVDSLLNDWKAKNYIKTGKDCSTADENPFFSDSVYIQRLSRIPTVMEMPYNEIVRKFIDMYASRLRNQVSFMLSASNFYIPIFEEALDAYNLPLELKYLPVIESALNPSATSRAGASGLWQFMIGTAKIYDLEVNSLVDERRDPIKETWAAARYLKDLYAIYQDWNLVIAAYNCGPGNINKAIRRSGGKNDYWSIYNYLPKETRGYVPAFIAANYLMNYYCDHNICPMETDIPTNTDTVQISKNLHFEQIADICGISLEQVKSLNPQYKKSIIPGDIKPYTLRLPYNYINTFIDSQDTIYAHRADELFNERKIVEVKDEPVVSVRAKAKPRGSKSYHKIRNGETLSTIAEKYHVRISDIKKWNNLRGTNIAAGKRLKIYK; this comes from the coding sequence TTGTTTTTTTGTTTCCTAGTTATATCAAACTATGCGCAAGCACAAAGCGTTGACGTGGTGATTCAAGGAAACGGAACCCAGCGGAAAGAAAGTATTGATCTCCCGGAAAGTATGACCTACCCCGTAGATAGCTTGCTCAACGATTGGAAAGCAAAAAACTACATCAAAACAGGCAAAGACTGCAGTACGGCTGATGAGAATCCTTTCTTCAGTGATTCCGTATATATTCAGAGACTTTCTCGCATACCAACTGTTATGGAAATGCCATACAATGAGATTGTTCGTAAGTTTATAGATATGTATGCCAGTCGGTTGCGCAATCAAGTCTCCTTTATGCTGAGTGCTTCCAATTTTTACATTCCCATTTTCGAAGAAGCATTAGATGCCTATAATCTCCCCCTTGAATTAAAATACTTACCTGTCATTGAATCTGCATTAAACCCTTCTGCAACTTCGCGTGCCGGCGCTTCCGGTTTATGGCAATTCATGATTGGCACAGCAAAAATATATGATTTGGAAGTAAATAGTTTGGTAGACGAACGCAGGGATCCAATAAAAGAAACATGGGCTGCCGCACGTTATCTAAAAGATTTATATGCGATCTATCAAGACTGGAATCTTGTAATTGCAGCATACAATTGTGGCCCCGGAAACATAAACAAAGCCATTCGCCGTTCAGGAGGAAAGAATGACTATTGGAGTATTTACAACTACTTGCCTAAAGAAACTCGTGGCTATGTTCCAGCCTTTATTGCAGCAAATTATTTAATGAACTATTACTGCGATCATAATATCTGCCCCATGGAAACAGATATTCCGACTAATACCGATACTGTGCAGATATCCAAAAACCTCCATTTCGAACAGATAGCAGATATTTGCGGCATCAGCTTGGAACAAGTAAAAAGTCTCAATCCACAATATAAAAAAAGTATCATCCCGGGAGATATAAAGCCCTATACACTGAGATTGCCCTACAATTATATAAATACCTTTATTGATAGCCAAGATACAATCTATGCACACCGTGCCGACGAACTCTTCAATGAGCGAAAGATTGTGGAAGTTAAAGACGAACCTGTCGTTTCAGTAAGAGCAAAAGCGAAGCCAAGAGGTAGCAAATCTTATCATAAAATTAGAAATGGAGAAACGTTATCTACTATAGCCGAGAAATATCATGTCCGCATTAGCGATATCAAGAAATGGAATAACCTGAGAGGGACCAACATTGCCGCAGGAAAAAGACTGAAAATATACAAATAG